From the genome of Chloroherpetonaceae bacterium:
CCCCTGCTGCGGGTCATCGTCATTTCCGCTTACGGCGATATGAAAAACATTCGCACGGCCATGAATCAAGGCGCTGTGGACTTTATCACCAAGCCAGTGGATTTCCGAGACCTCAAGGCAACGGTGGAAAAAGTCGCCTTGCAGGTCAATGCAATGCTGGAAGCGTGGAATAAAAATGCAGAGCTGGCGGAAGCCAATCGTGTGCTCAGTGAAGCCAATAAGCTCAAAACTGAACTACTGGGAATTGCAGCGCATGACCTGCGCAACCCTGTCCAATCTATTCTGGGATTTGCAGAACTCATCAAGGAAATGGCAAAGCAAAATGCAGGTCTGGTGCAAGCGGCCGATTTGCAGAAAATTGAACATTGGTCGCAGCGGATTATTCAGTCTTCTCAGCGAATGCTGGGCTTAATTAAAGACTTGTTGGACATGGCTGCCTTAGAAGAAGGACAGATGCGCTTGCGGTTAGCAACACACGATGTCAGTCAAATTGTCTCGTCAGTAGTGGCGCAAAATCAACCGCTGGCAAGGCAGAAGGCACAAACGATTGAGCTGTCGCTTCAGGCAGACTGCTACGTGAAGGCCGATTCGATGCGCCTCTATGAGGTTGTAGATAACCTACTCTCCAATGCGATAAAATACTCCCCAAAGGGCAAAACAATTTGGGTCAGCGTGAAGCAGCATCTGAGAACTGATAGCACTGTGCCTAATTGTGTGCGGATTTCTGTTCGAGATGAAGGACAGGGCTTAACGGAGGACGACAAAAAGCGACTCTTTGGCAAGTTTCAACGACTGTCTGCGGTGCCAACAAACGGCGAGTGCTCAACAGGGCTGGGACTTGCAATCGTCAAGCGAGTGGTTGAACTGCATGGCGGTAAGGTTTGGGCAGAGTCGGAAGGAAAAAATAAAGGCTCGACGTTTTTTGTCGAACTACCCGCATGCGCCTCATAGTGCTTGCCGGTGCTGAAGGTGTCATGTTGTGCTCAAAGCAGTATGCACTTAGCTATTGTCGCCACGTGAAGAATCTGCAATCGGGAGGGCAAGGCCACGTTTCTTTGCTTGCTTATTGCGATACATGGCCGCATCAGCCAGCTCAATGAGATTGTCGTATCCGCTTTCAGAGCTACTGCTCACGCCAATGGAGAGAGAAAGCTCACATGGGAATTGACCTTTTTTGTTAAACGATTCCAGCGCTTGCTGAATGCGCTCAAAAGTAGCCTGAGCTTGGCCCTTGTCTGTCTCTGGCATCACTACAATAAATTCATCGCCCCCGTAGCGACCGATAATGTCGGAGGCTCGCAACTGCTGCTTGAGTAAGTCGCTAATGCAAACCAGCGCGAAGTCACCCATTTTGTGTCCATATCGGTCATTGATGTCTTTGAATTTATCTAAGTCAATCATTGCGACAGAGATGGGGCGCTTGTAGCGCTTAGCGCTGTGAATTTCGTGCTCGAAAAGTTCCGTAAATCGATGCCGATTGTAGACACCTGTAAGAAAGTCCTTGTTAGCGCGCTCTTCCAATTGTTGCTGAAGCTGGAGATTAAGCATCTCAAACTTATGCTTCTCCATAACTTGGTCGAGCGTAATATGCAAGGCTTTGTAGTATTCACCCGTCTTGATGACGTAATCTTTTGCACCAGCTTTCATGAGTTCCACCGCAACCGCTTCTGAGCCTAAGCCAGTGATGACCACAACAGGAATAAAGCGGCTAATGCTCTGAATCCGTCGCAAAATATCTAGTCCCGTCTGGTCAGGCAGGTTGTAGTCCAGTAAGACGATATCAAAGCGAGAGGGATTTTCCCGAATCCACTCTACACCTTGCTCCCCTGATGCAGCAATTTCAACTTGATAGCGACCCTTGGCTTGCAGATGACTTTTGACCAAGAAACTGTGGTCAGGGTTATCTTCAATGAGGAGGACTTTGTAGGTCTCCGAGTTCATCATCATAATGAAATTGCGAATGGATTCATATCGAGATAACGCCATAACAACTCCCAAAGCTGCCTAAATAGGCTTGGAGATTCTAAGAAAAATCACAAAGATTACCTAAGCGACCAAGCACACGGTGAAAGGAACGCTGCCAGCCTCTTAGCCGCTAGCTCAACGAATTGAGTGATGTTAGGGTTATCTCTTTGGGGTGAAGTTAAGAAGTTTTTTGAGAAATAAAGAAAGCCTGCGCAGGCGCTGGGCAAGTCAATTTTTGACACAATCTTTTGTAGATTTTTTGCATAAACCTGAAAGGCTATGAGCGAACTGGTGATTGCGGGCAAGTCGTTCCGCTCGCGTTTGCTAGTCGGAACGGCAAGGTATCCGAACCCGCAGACAATGTTAGCCGCAATTGAAGCAAGCGGCGCAGAAGTTGTTACGGTCGCCGTGCGTCGTGTGAATGTGCACGACACAGCAGGTGAAAACATTTTGCGATACCTTGAAGAAAAAAATCTTTTTTTCTTGCCCAATACCGCAGGCTGTTACACTGCCAAAGATGCAGTGCTAACGGCAAAACTGGCACGCGAGGCACTGGGCACCAACTGGATTAAGCTTGAGGTGATTGGTGATGATGAAACGCTTTTTCCCGATGTGGTGGAGTTGCTGAAAGCTGCAGAGCAGTTGCTAAACGATGGCTTTATCGTAATGGCATACACGAATGATGACCCCGTGACATGCAAAAAGCTCTACAACTTGGGCTGCCATGCGATTATGCCCTTAGCCTCGCCAATTGGGTCAGGAATGGGCATACGCAATCCATACAACCTGCAAATTATTCGTGAGCTTTTGCCCGATGTGCCGCTAATCATTGATGCAGGAATTGGCACGGCGTCTGATGCCGCCATCGCAATGGAACTGGGCTACGACGGCGTCTTGCTGAATACGGCGATTTCACAAGCTCAGCACCCTGTTCAAATGGCAGAAGCCATGAAGTTAGCCGTTCAAGCTGGACGACTAGCGTTTGAAGCAGGGCGAATTCCAAGAAAGCTCTATGCGACAGCGTCAAGTCCACTGGAAGGCGTAATTGGGCAATGAAAGCTGTAGGCGGGATGCTACCCAAGCTGCTGTGTATTACTGACCGCAGGGTTACACCAAAGCCCTTAGCCGAACAAATTGAGGTGCTTTGCGCAGCGGGGGTGCAGCTTGTGCAAGTGCGGGAAAAAGAGCTGAGGGACCGAGCACTCTACCACCTTGCTACCACACTACGCACCACCACAGCACGCTACGGCGCAAAGCTGCTCATCAATGACCGTGTAGACATTGCGCTTGCGGTTGAAGCCGATGGAGTTGTGCTGCCCGAATTAGGACTGCCCGTGCAAGTCGCAAGAAAAATCAAGCCTGAGTGGATAATCGGCCGCAGCGTGCATACCGTAAGGGGAGCAAAAGAAGCAGAAGACAGCGGTGTAGATTTTATCATCTTCGGTCACATCTTTGAGACGCACTCTAAGCCACTGGCGGCACCCAAAGGGTTAGATGCACTGAGAGAAGTGGTCGAAAGTGTCTCTGTGCCTGTGTTTGCAGTGGGCGGTATAACGCCAGAGCGAGCAAAGTTATGTTGGCAAGCAGGGGCGTTTGGCGTGGCGACGATTTCAAGCTTGATGCAAGCGCAGTGTCCGCAGGCCGTCATGCAAGCCTTTTGGACGGCAATGAAGACCGCAAACAGGCAAACGAATTGATACAACACTCGAGAATGAACCAAACCGAAAAACACCCAATTTCGGGCGTATGTGTCATTACCGACACAGTGGTGCAATCGTGCTGGACACATTTGCAGTTAGCAGAGCTGGCTATGCGTGGAGGCGCACGCTTGATTCAACTGCGCGACAAAACACTGCCAACAAGAGAGCTGTTTGCGATTGCCGTTGCGTTACGCACACTAACGCTAGCGTTTGGTGCACGCTTGATTATCAACGACCGAGTGGATATTGCGTTGGCAGCTGATGCCGATGGCGTGCATCTTGGACAAACAGATTTGCCAATTCCAGCCGCACGCAAAATTTTGGGTGAGGGCAAGCTCATTGGCGGCACTGCTTCTACACTGGAAGAGGCTGTAGCCGTCGAAAAAGACGGCGCAGATTACATCGGGTTTGGGCATATTTTCCCAACAACCAGCAAAGAGAAGCCATCGCCACCCAAGGGCTTAGAGATGCTGCGTCAAGTTGTAAGGGCAGTGCGAATTCCTGTCATTGCGATTGGGGGCATTACAGCAGAGAACGCAAGAGAGGTGATAAAAGCAGGAGCAGCTGGTATTGCCGTAATTTCAGCCGTAGCCAAAGCCGCTTCACCCGAAGCAGCAACAAAAGAACTGGTCAGGCTGTTTGAGCTAAACCAAGAGCAAAACGCTTTGAAGATAGCAGAGCTACCTCAAAAGCGCTGAACAATAATGTGAGCGGTTTAGCCCTCGTGTTCTTCAAGGTTAGACTCCATTCAGTCGAGAGAAACTGCAAGTTTGGCAAAAGCTCGTGCAGCCTTTGTGTTCTTTGGAGGGAGGCGTAACTTTGCGCCAGTATGGTATCACAAAATAGCTTGTAGAGCAATGAAACTTTCTTGAGTGGAAAAGCCCGAAAAAATTGATTCTGAATTTGGGTAACACTGTGTAATGAACCTAATCGTTGAAAAAACGCTCTCTGCGTTTCGTTCCCCTTTTGCAATCAAGCTCTCTATTCTCCTTGCATCGCTGGTGGCAGCAATTGTGCTACTTGACAAGGTAATTATGCCGCTCTATGTCAAGGGAGGAGAGATTGTGTCCGTGCCGAATGTTGCAGGTAAGTCGTTTGAAGAAGCAGAGCGTATTCTAAGAGAAGCAGGACTGGTGGCCAAACAAGGCTATGAGCTGTATGACCCCAAGAAAAAACTGGGCACAGTGCTGTCGCAAAATCCATTGCCTAATTCCAAAGTCAAAGCGGGGCGGAGCGTATATCTCTCCATTAACACAGCGCGACGAGAAAATATCCCAATGCCCGACTTCAAAGGCAGAACGCTGACCGATGCAAAACTGACCTTAGAGCGCTTGAACCTAAGGTTAGGCAGAGTAGAGACCGTGCCTGTTACAAAAAAAGAAGAAGATGGGGTCATTTTATCGCAGAGCATTGCACCGGGTACCAGCGTGAGCGGCGAAAGTGTCATTAGCTTCAAAGTAGGGCAATTACCAGCAGAAAACGGTGTGCAGCACAGCGTAGTGCCTGACGTAGTGCAGAAAACCCTAAGTGAAGCCGAAGCAATGATTGTAACAGCAGGCTTTACAATCGGCACCATTCGATACCGTTACTCAGTCTCGCTTGTGCCAAATACAGTCATCTCGCAATCACCAAAAGCGAGTGAGCTGGCACCATTAGGCAAGCCAGTAGATTTGCTGGTTACGACCAACGACAAAGAGAAGGAAAAAGAGAATGTGCCTGTAGAAGCAGATGAAGATACAAGCGGTGCACCATAATCCATCAAATAGCTGAGAGTCCCCAAACTTTGCAAAGCGAATACGAGCAGAGGACGCCGTAGGGCGTCCTCCACTTGCTCAAGAAGTTTGTCTTCAATGCAACAAAGCCCCGCTGATTATCTATCCGTCAGAAGTGTCAAGCCGAATGCGGCAGGTGAGCCGACACGGGTGCTGTCAACTGTGCCGCGTGCCATCACTGTAAAGACGCGCCGGCTACCAATCGCCACATTGGTCAAGCGACCCAGTGTATCAGCGGCACCAGCACGCAGCACGAAAATGTTGTAAGTGCCCGCATCAACTTGTGCAATGTCGGAGACGGTGCGTGGTGCGATATTAGAAAAGAGCGTGGTAGCAGCTGCACCAACCCGTTGCGCCACAACATTGACGCTAACAGGGGTAGCAGAAAGCGACATATGTGCTACACGTAGCCCAGCACGACCCGCACGAATAGCGTTAGCAAAGTTCACCGTGTCCAAAATGTCGGTCAAAATTTTGTCATCGCTAATCACTACGGAAAGCGGAGCAGCATTGCCAACCACAAAGTAAGTCTTTGCGCCGTCTCTGGGAAATTCATCTGTCGCATCAATGACAGGCTGCACATTGTTGGTAGGGGTCGCACGCGGCGTCGCAGGAAAGATGCGAATGCGCGTCGGACCGGCACTGACAGGAAAGAAGGCAGAAGCACTCGGAAATGAAATCGTCGCAGGCGTAGCTGTAGGAGAGGTCGCACCCAAGAGCGCAAAGGTCGTATCGTTGAAGCGATTATTGTTTAAGAGTACATTGACGGCAGGAGCATTCGGTGCAGCATGCACAAACCGCACGGCTGTAAGGGGTGGCAGCTCGTATTCGGTAGCCTTGATTCGGCAAGCAGCCGACCACAGTGCGAGACTCGCTATGGTAAGGAACGCTATGAAGATGTTTTTTCTATGCATTTGTATGTATCAAATCGTTTGGGTTAGCGAAAGCCGCTCGCTTAGAAGCCCGAGAACGGAGAGATGCGAGCGATGTTTCTTGCAATCACCTCATTCATATCGGTTTGAATGGTCACAATCGTAAAGGTGCCAGAAGTCGTTACTGTATAAGTGTTAAGCGCAGCATTGCCCGGTGGAATCCACTCTGGCACAGTAACCAGTGTGCCCGGTGAGCCAAGCGGCATATTCGGATTGGTTTGTGTCTGTCGCTCTGGCACAGGGAAGCGAATGCCAAGATCGCTCATTCGCCGTGATTCCAAAAAGAAGATTTCTTGACGCAGAAGGTAAAGCGTGCGCACCATGGCTTGTCGGTCATTCGGCAAGGCATTGATGTCCGCCTCTGTGAGACTGGTGCCAGAGATAAGCGGAATAGGCACAGGCGGTGCACCTGAGCCGCGACGCAACACGAGCGAAGCCGCATAGACGGAGTCCGCATTTGTGGTAAGCCTTGCGCTGGGGCTTGGCAGCACCAGCACACGAGAAGGTAGGTTTCCAGGACCTGGGAAAGTTGCGGCTTGTGTTAGCACTGTCAAAGCAGGACCAGCTGGGCTTGCAATTCGACGTTCGTTCTGGTCAGCAAACAGTGTAGTAGGTCGGCTTCTGGCTAAGCGCACGGCTTCTCGCATCTGGCTGCGAGCTTCGGCAAGATTGTTGTCAGAGAGCGCAATCTCTGCCAAAATCAAGTGACATTCTTCGGTTTTTAGCACGGGCAGAAAGTCTTCACCTTGGAGGCTGGCAGACTTGGGGTCAAGAAACTCCAAGCGTGGAAGGGGCTGAAAATTGTTGTCTGTGCGCCGAAGGGTATGAGCCGTGATGTCTGGCACAGGACCATTGGTGACATCGGGACGGATGTAATAGACGTAATTCGGACGGCGTGCCAGTGCCAGTTCAGCATTGCGGCGGGCTTCGGCCTTGTTGCCCAGCATTCGATGCACACGTGCCAAAGCCAGCAGGATATTCATTCGAATATCACCCAAGCCATCGCTGCGGTTATCGACAGCAGTAGAGGGCGGTGCACTTGCGGCAAAATTTTGTGCCTCTTGCAGCTTTTGTAGCGCAAATTGAAAAACTTCGCGTGAGGATTTCGGCTGCCCTCTGTCTTCAATTGGGAAGTGACTCCAGTTTTCAGCTAAGAGAATGAGTGCCATCGCTTGCAGGAAGCGAATTTCAGCGCGCTGAAGGTCAGTCGCTTGCTTGTCGTTAGGCAAAATGTCACGGAAAGCAAACTCAGCTATGGCATTGACACGCAGGAGATTAAAGTAGGCTGCACCGCCGCTCAGCGTAAGGTCAGTGCCAGTAATCAGAGACGGGGTATCCAGAAGTTGCGAAACAAACGAAGTGGCATTGGTATAGTTATCCGATGCCAGCTCCGTTAGCGTGCCTAATGCA
Proteins encoded in this window:
- a CDS encoding hybrid sensor histidine kinase/response regulator, whose product is MKILIVDDEADFETLMRERFRKELEAGEYEFLFAQNGLQALQKLREHPDIRIVLTDINMPEMDGLTLLSKIAPHNPLLRVIVISAYGDMKNIRTAMNQGAVDFITKPVDFRDLKATVEKVALQVNAMLEAWNKNAELAEANRVLSEANKLKTELLGIAAHDLRNPVQSILGFAELIKEMAKQNAGLVQAADLQKIEHWSQRIIQSSQRMLGLIKDLLDMAALEEGQMRLRLATHDVSQIVSSVVAQNQPLARQKAQTIELSLQADCYVKADSMRLYEVVDNLLSNAIKYSPKGKTIWVSVKQHLRTDSTVPNCVRISVRDEGQGLTEDDKKRLFGKFQRLSAVPTNGECSTGLGLAIVKRVVELHGGKVWAESEGKNKGSTFFVELPACAS
- a CDS encoding diguanylate cyclase, with amino-acid sequence MALSRYESIRNFIMMMNSETYKVLLIEDNPDHSFLVKSHLQAKGRYQVEIAASGEQGVEWIRENPSRFDIVLLDYNLPDQTGLDILRRIQSISRFIPVVVITGLGSEAVAVELMKAGAKDYVIKTGEYYKALHITLDQVMEKHKFEMLNLQLQQQLEERANKDFLTGVYNRHRFTELFEHEIHSAKRYKRPISVAMIDLDKFKDINDRYGHKMGDFALVCISDLLKQQLRASDIIGRYGGDEFIVVMPETDKGQAQATFERIQQALESFNKKGQFPCELSLSIGVSSSSESGYDNLIELADAAMYRNKQAKKRGLALPIADSSRGDNS
- a CDS encoding thiazole synthase is translated as MSELVIAGKSFRSRLLVGTARYPNPQTMLAAIEASGAEVVTVAVRRVNVHDTAGENILRYLEEKNLFFLPNTAGCYTAKDAVLTAKLAREALGTNWIKLEVIGDDETLFPDVVELLKAAEQLLNDGFIVMAYTNDDPVTCKKLYNLGCHAIMPLASPIGSGMGIRNPYNLQIIRELLPDVPLIIDAGIGTASDAAIAMELGYDGVLLNTAISQAQHPVQMAEAMKLAVQAGRLAFEAGRIPRKLYATASSPLEGVIGQ
- the thiE gene encoding thiamine phosphate synthase, with protein sequence MKAVGGMLPKLLCITDRRVTPKPLAEQIEVLCAAGVQLVQVREKELRDRALYHLATTLRTTTARYGAKLLINDRVDIALAVEADGVVLPELGLPVQVARKIKPEWIIGRSVHTVRGAKEAEDSGVDFIIFGHIFETHSKPLAAPKGLDALREVVESVSVPVFAVGGITPERAKLCWQAGAFGVATISSLMQAQCPQAVMQAFWTAMKTANRQTN
- the thiE gene encoding thiamine phosphate synthase, yielding MNQTEKHPISGVCVITDTVVQSCWTHLQLAELAMRGGARLIQLRDKTLPTRELFAIAVALRTLTLAFGARLIINDRVDIALAADADGVHLGQTDLPIPAARKILGEGKLIGGTASTLEEAVAVEKDGADYIGFGHIFPTTSKEKPSPPKGLEMLRQVVRAVRIPVIAIGGITAENAREVIKAGAAGIAVISAVAKAASPEAATKELVRLFELNQEQNALKIAELPQKR
- a CDS encoding PASTA domain-containing protein — encoded protein: MNLIVEKTLSAFRSPFAIKLSILLASLVAAIVLLDKVIMPLYVKGGEIVSVPNVAGKSFEEAERILREAGLVAKQGYELYDPKKKLGTVLSQNPLPNSKVKAGRSVYLSINTARRENIPMPDFKGRTLTDAKLTLERLNLRLGRVETVPVTKKEEDGVILSQSIAPGTSVSGESVISFKVGQLPAENGVQHSVVPDVVQKTLSEAEAMIVTAGFTIGTIRYRYSVSLVPNTVISQSPKASELAPLGKPVDLLVTTNDKEKEKENVPVEADEDTSGAP
- a CDS encoding DUF4397 domain-containing protein, translated to MHRKNIFIAFLTIASLALWSAACRIKATEYELPPLTAVRFVHAAPNAPAVNVLLNNNRFNDTTFALLGATSPTATPATISFPSASAFFPVSAGPTRIRIFPATPRATPTNNVQPVIDATDEFPRDGAKTYFVVGNAAPLSVVISDDKILTDILDTVNFANAIRAGRAGLRVAHMSLSATPVSVNVVAQRVGAAATTLFSNIAPRTVSDIAQVDAGTYNIFVLRAGAADTLGRLTNVAIGSRRVFTVMARGTVDSTRVGSPAAFGLTLLTDR